A window from Prinia subflava isolate CZ2003 ecotype Zambia chromosome Z, Cam_Psub_1.2, whole genome shotgun sequence encodes these proteins:
- the CAAP1 gene encoding caspase activity and apoptosis inhibitor 1 isoform X2 codes for MRSTSSGGPGRGSHSRGTETKCNVLCGEKVEEAEQTSDIEEGGLDLTVSLKPVSFYIGDKKEMLQQCFCVIGEKKLQKMLPDTLKNCSMDEIKRLCMEQLELLSEKKLLKILEGKIGADSDTDEEADGGDKTGGDSVSQQDNSIDSTSSLREDSKLEGQESKQGKGEDSDVLSINADAYDSDIEGPCNEEDGPDVQESSVRSGAGQIDDLQKDIEKSVNEILGLAESSPKEPKAATLAVSPSEDVQPSAQQLELLELEMRARAIKALMKAGDVKKHL; via the exons GAAACAAAGTGCAATGTACTCTGTGGAGAAAAAGTGGAAGAAGCTGAACAAACCAGTGATATAGAAGAAGGAGGATTAGATCTCACTGTGTCACTCAAACCTGTCAGTTTCTACATTGGGGACAAAAAGGAAATGCTTCAACAGTGTTTCTGTGTCATAGGAGAGAAGAAACTACAGAAGATGCTGCCTGATACTTTAAAG AACTGTTCCATGGATGAAATCAAAAGACTTTGTATGGAGCAGTTGGAGCtgttatctgaaaaaaaactgTTGAAGATACTTGAAG GCAAGATTGGAGCTGATTCTGATACTGACGAGGAGGCAGATGGAGGAGACAAGACTGGAGGTGATTCAGTCAGTCA ACAGGACAACAGTATAGATTCAACTTCTTCTCTGAGAGAAGACAGCAAGCTGGAAGGTCAGGAATCAAAACAAG GCAAGGGAGAAGATAGTGATGTCCTCAGCATAAATGCAGATGCATATGATAGTGACATAGAAGGCCCGTGCAATGAAGAGGATGGCCCAGATGTGCAGGAGAGCTCCGTCAGAAGTGGAGCTGGTCAGATAGATGACCTTCAGAAGGACATTGAAAAGAGTGTGAATGAGATACTGGGGTTGGCAGAGTCCAGCCCAAAGGAGCCCAAAGCAGCAACCTTAGCTGTTTCTCCATCAGAAGATGTTCAGCCGTCAGCACAACAGCTGGAGCTTCTGGAACTTGAGATGAGGGCCAGAGCTATTAAGGCTCTGATGAAAGCTGGTGATGTAAAAAAACATCTCTGA
- the CAAP1 gene encoding caspase activity and apoptosis inhibitor 1 isoform X3, whose amino-acid sequence MVVETKCNVLCGEKVEEAEQTSDIEEGGLDLTVSLKPVSFYIGDKKEMLQQCFCVIGEKKLQKMLPDTLKNCSMDEIKRLCMEQLELLSEKKLLKILEGKIGADSDTDEEADGGDKTGGDSVSQQDNSIDSTSSLREDSKLEGQESKQGKGEDSDVLSINADAYDSDIEGPCNEEDGPDVQESSVRSGAGQIDDLQKDIEKSVNEILGLAESSPKEPKAATLAVSPSEDVQPSAQQLELLELEMRARAIKALMKAGDVKKHL is encoded by the exons GAAACAAAGTGCAATGTACTCTGTGGAGAAAAAGTGGAAGAAGCTGAACAAACCAGTGATATAGAAGAAGGAGGATTAGATCTCACTGTGTCACTCAAACCTGTCAGTTTCTACATTGGGGACAAAAAGGAAATGCTTCAACAGTGTTTCTGTGTCATAGGAGAGAAGAAACTACAGAAGATGCTGCCTGATACTTTAAAG AACTGTTCCATGGATGAAATCAAAAGACTTTGTATGGAGCAGTTGGAGCtgttatctgaaaaaaaactgTTGAAGATACTTGAAG GCAAGATTGGAGCTGATTCTGATACTGACGAGGAGGCAGATGGAGGAGACAAGACTGGAGGTGATTCAGTCAGTCA ACAGGACAACAGTATAGATTCAACTTCTTCTCTGAGAGAAGACAGCAAGCTGGAAGGTCAGGAATCAAAACAAG GCAAGGGAGAAGATAGTGATGTCCTCAGCATAAATGCAGATGCATATGATAGTGACATAGAAGGCCCGTGCAATGAAGAGGATGGCCCAGATGTGCAGGAGAGCTCCGTCAGAAGTGGAGCTGGTCAGATAGATGACCTTCAGAAGGACATTGAAAAGAGTGTGAATGAGATACTGGGGTTGGCAGAGTCCAGCCCAAAGGAGCCCAAAGCAGCAACCTTAGCTGTTTCTCCATCAGAAGATGTTCAGCCGTCAGCACAACAGCTGGAGCTTCTGGAACTTGAGATGAGGGCCAGAGCTATTAAGGCTCTGATGAAAGCTGGTGATGTAAAAAAACATCTCTGA
- the CAAP1 gene encoding caspase activity and apoptosis inhibitor 1 isoform X4, which produces MLQQCFCVIGEKKLQKMLPDTLKNCSMDEIKRLCMEQLELLSEKKLLKILEGKIGADSDTDEEADGGDKTGGDSVSQQDNSIDSTSSLREDSKLEGQESKQGKGEDSDVLSINADAYDSDIEGPCNEEDGPDVQESSVRSGAGQIDDLQKDIEKSVNEILGLAESSPKEPKAATLAVSPSEDVQPSAQQLELLELEMRARAIKALMKAGDVKKHL; this is translated from the exons ATGCTTCAACAGTGTTTCTGTGTCATAGGAGAGAAGAAACTACAGAAGATGCTGCCTGATACTTTAAAG AACTGTTCCATGGATGAAATCAAAAGACTTTGTATGGAGCAGTTGGAGCtgttatctgaaaaaaaactgTTGAAGATACTTGAAG GCAAGATTGGAGCTGATTCTGATACTGACGAGGAGGCAGATGGAGGAGACAAGACTGGAGGTGATTCAGTCAGTCA ACAGGACAACAGTATAGATTCAACTTCTTCTCTGAGAGAAGACAGCAAGCTGGAAGGTCAGGAATCAAAACAAG GCAAGGGAGAAGATAGTGATGTCCTCAGCATAAATGCAGATGCATATGATAGTGACATAGAAGGCCCGTGCAATGAAGAGGATGGCCCAGATGTGCAGGAGAGCTCCGTCAGAAGTGGAGCTGGTCAGATAGATGACCTTCAGAAGGACATTGAAAAGAGTGTGAATGAGATACTGGGGTTGGCAGAGTCCAGCCCAAAGGAGCCCAAAGCAGCAACCTTAGCTGTTTCTCCATCAGAAGATGTTCAGCCGTCAGCACAACAGCTGGAGCTTCTGGAACTTGAGATGAGGGCCAGAGCTATTAAGGCTCTGATGAAAGCTGGTGATGTAAAAAAACATCTCTGA